Within the Streptomyces sp. R41 genome, the region CGGTGACCTCTCCCAGAAGGTCACCGTCGACGTCGCCGGCGAGATGCTGGAGCTGAAGAACACCGTCAACACGATGGTCGACCAGCTGTCCTCGTTCGGTGCCGAGGTCACGCGCGTGGCGCGCGAGGTCGGTGTCGAGGGTGAACTGGGCGGCCAGGCACAGGTTCCGGGCGCGGCGGGCACGTGGAAGGACCTGACGGACTCCGTCAACACGGCGTTCCGGAACCTCACCGGCCAGGTGCGCAACATCGCGCAGGTGACGACGGCGGTCGCCAACGGCGATCTGTCGCAGAAGGTCACGGTCGATGTCTCCGGCGAGATGCTCCAGCTGAAGAACACCGTGAACACGATGGTGGACCAGCTGTCCTCGTTCGCCGACCAGGTGACCCGGATGGCCCGTGACGTGGGCACGGAAGGCCGCCTCGGCGGTCAGGCCCGCGTGGACGGCGTGTCCGGTACGTGGAAGGAACTCACCGACTCCGTCAACTTCATGGCGGGGAACCTGACTTCGCAGGTACGGCAGATCGCCCAGGTCACCACGGCGGTGGCCCGCGGCGACCTGTCGCAGAAGATCGACGTGGACGCGCGCGGCGAGATCCTGGAGCTCAAGAACACCATCAACACGATGGTCGACCAGCTCTCCGCCTTCGCCGACCAGGTGACGCGGGTCGCCCGCGAAGTGGGTACGGAGGGCCGCCTCGGCGGTCAGGCGCAGGTGCCCGGTGTCGCCGGTGTGTGGCGCGACCTGACCGACTCCGTGAACGGCATGGCCGGCAACCTCACCGCCCAGGTGCGGAACATCGCGCAGGTCGCGACCGCTGTGGCCCGGGGTGACCTGTCGCAGAAGATCGACGTGGACGCGCGCGGCGAGATCCTGGAGCTGAAGAACACCCTCAACACGATGGTCGACCAGCTCTCGAACTTCGCCGAGCAGGTCACGCGAGTGGCCCGCGAGGTGGGCACGGAGGGCATGCTCGGCGGGCAGGCCGAGGTGCAGGGTGTCTCGGGCACCTGGAAGGACCTCACCCAGTCCGTGAACTTCATGGCGAACAACCTGACCATCCAGGTGCGCAACATCGCCGAGGTCACGACGGCGGTCGCGAAGGGCGACCTGTCGAAGAAGATCACCGTCGACGCCAAGGGCGAGATCCTCGAACTCGTCACCACCGTCAACACGATGGTCGACCAGCTGTCCAACTTCGCCGAGCAGGTGACCCGGGTGGCCCGCGAGGTGGGCACCGAGGGCAACCTGGGCGGTCAGGCGCGGGTGCCGGGTGTCACGGGCATCTGGAAGGACCTGAGCGACAACGTCAACGTGATGGCCAACAACCTGACCAACCAGGTGCGGAACATCTCACAGGTCGCGACGGCGGTGGCCAACGGCGACCTCACCAAGAAGGTCACGGTCGAGGCGAGCGGCGAGGTCGCGCAGCTCGCCGACACCGTCAACACGATGGTGAAGACGCTGAGTTCGTTCGCCGACCAGGTCACCCGGGTGGCCCGCGAGGTGGGTACGGACGGCATCCTCGGCGGACAGGCGCGCGTACCGGGCGTGTCCGGTACGTGGAAGGACCTCACCGAGTCCGTGAACGGGATGGCGTCCAACCTGACCGGCCAGGTGCGCAACATCGCGATGGTCACCACAGCCATCGCCAAGGGCGACCTGACCAAGAAGATCGACATCGACGCTCGCGGCGAGATCCTGGAGCTGAAGACCACCATCAACACGATGGTCGACCAGCTGTCGTCCTTCGCGGAGGAGGTCACCCGGGTGGCCCGCGAGGTGGGCACCGAGGGGCAGTTGGGCGGTCAGGCGCGCGTACGCGACGTCGACGGCACCTGGCGCGACCTCACCGAGTCGGTGAACGAGATGGCCGGGAACCTGACCCGGCAGGTGCGTGCCATCGCGCGCGTGGCGACCGCGGTGACCCGCGGCGACCTGAACCTGAAGATCGACGTGGACGCCTCCGGCGAGATCCAGGAACTTCAGGACTACATCAACAAGATGATCGCCAACCTGCGCGACACCACCATCGCCAACAAGGAGCAGGACTGGCTCAAGGGCAACCTCGCCCGTATCTCGGCGCTGATGCAGGGGCGGCGCGACCTCGACGACGTTGCCTCGCTGATCATGAGCGAGCTGACGCCGGTCGTCTCCGCGCAGCACGGTGCGTTCTTCCTCTCCATGCCGCTCGTCGACGGCAAGGACGCGCGCGCCGAGGACGAGGACGCGTACGAGCTGCGCATGCTCGGGTCGTACGGCTACTCGATGGGTTCCATGCCGACGTCTTTCCGGCCCGGTGAGGCGCTGATCGGGACAGCCGCCCAGGAGAAGCGCACGATCCTCGTGGAGAACGCCCCGAGCGGCTATCTGAAGATCTCCTCCGGGCTCGGCGAGGCGCCCCCGGCGCAGGTGATCGTGCTTCCGGTGCTCTTCGAAGGGACCGTGCTCGGCGTCATCGAGCTGGCGTCGTTCACGCCGTTCACGCAGATCCAGAAGGACTTCCTGAACCAGATCGCCGAGATGATCGCGACGAGCGTGAACACCATCTCGGTCAACACCAAGACCGAGGTGCTGCTCAAGCAGTCGCAGGAGCTCACCGAGCAACTGCGCGAGCGCTCGGCCGAGTTGGAGAACCGGCAGAAGGCCCTCCAGGACTCCAACGCCGAACTGGAGGAGAAGGCGGAGCTGTTGGCCCAGCAGAACCGCGACATCGAGGTCAAGAACACCGAGATCGAAGAGGCCCGGCAGGTCCTGGAGGAGCGCGCCGAACAGCTCGCGGTCTCCATGCGCTACAAGAGCGAGTTCCTGGCGAACATGTCGCACGAGCTGCGTACGCCGCTCAACTCGCTGCTGATTCTGGCCAAGTTGCTCGCCGACAACGCGGACTCGAACCTCACCCCGAAGCAGGTCGAGTTCGCCGAGACGATCCACGGGGCCGGGTCCGACCTGCTCCAGCTGATCAACGACATCCTCGACCTGTCGAAGGTCGAGGCGGGCAAGATGGACGTGTCGCCGACCCGCATCGCGCTGGTCCAACTCGTCGACTACGTAGAGGCCACTTTCCGTCCACTGACCGCCGAGAAGGGCCTCGACTTCTCCGTACGCGTCTCGCCGGAACTGCCCGCCACGCTGCACACCGACGAACAGCGCCTGCTCCAGGTGCTGCGCAACCTGCTCTCCAACGCGGTGAAGTTCACCGACTCCGGAGCGGTTGAATTGGTGATCCGGCCGGCCGGTGCGCACGTTCCGGTGGCCATCCGGGAGCAGCTCCTGGAGGCGGGCTCGCTGCGGGACGCCGACGCAGATCTGATCGCGTTCTCGGTGACGGACACCGGCATCGGGATCGCGGCCAGCAAGATGCGGGTCATTTTCGAGGCCTTCAAGCAGGCGGACGGCACGACGAGCCGAAAGTACGGCGGTACGGGTCTGGGGCTGTCCATCTCACGGGAGATCGCGCGCCTGCTGGGCGGTGAGGTCCACGCGCAGAGCGAGCCGGGACGCGGCTCGACGTTCACGCTGTATTTGCCGCTGCACCCGAGCGAACTGCCGCCGCAGGGCTACGGGCAGCTCGTGCCGGCGCTGGAGGCCGGGGAGCTGTTGGCCTCCGAGGCCGAGCTGTCCGGGAGCGACATCGAGACGCCGGCCGAGGTGAAGTCGTACCAGGAGACACAGAACGGGCCCGCCGCGCTCTTCAGGAGGCGCCGCAGGGCGGTGTCCGCGGTCGAGCAGCGCAGCGCGCTGCCGGGGCAGCCGAACGGCGTCGCGGGGGCGGCTCAGGAGCAGTGGGCGGCCGCGAGTCGGCAGGACGCCGAGCCGCAGCCGCGCCGCGGCATCCGGTTCGAGGGCGAGAAGGTGCTGATCGTCGACGACGACATCCGCAATGTGTTCGCGCTGACCAGTGTTCTCGAGCAGCACGGGCTTTCGGTGCTGTACGCCGAGAACGGCCGCGAGGGCATCGAAGTCCTGGAACAGCACGACGATGTGACAGTCGTCCTGATGGACATCATGATGCCCGAGATGGATGGTTATGCCACGACAACGGCGATTCGTCGGATGCCGCAGTTCGCCGGGCTGCCGATCATCGCGCTCACGGCGAAGGCGATGAAGGGCGACCGGGAGAAGGCCATCGAGTCGGGCGCCTCCGACTACGTGACGAAACCGGTCGATCCCGATCACCTGCTCTCCGTGATGGAGCAGTGGATGCGTGAGGAGTGACGGACTCATGTCCGGCGAGCCCGGTCGCTACGCGGTGTCAGCGACCGGAGCGCCGGGCCGTGCGCGTCGAACCGGTGGCGCGGCGGGCCCCACGTCGGATAACTGACTGTGGCCGAAGCCGTGTAGAAGTACGGGATTCGGGGAACCTTCTGGTCTCCCGCTACGTTTCTGCTACGTGCACAGTGACATCGCGGTGACAGGGTGTGGCGACAGGCGGGGTGCGGCTACCATGACCGGCACAAGGACGGGCGGCGCAAGGGAGTCGTCCCCTGGGGCGGCGCCCGGTGCTTCCCCAAGTCCTGCGGACAGGGGAGGCCCCATGCCGGGGCGAGGAGGGCGGGCCATGGTGCAGAAGGCCAAGATCCTCCTGGTCGATGACCGGCCGGAGAATCTGTTGGCGCTGGAGGCGATCCTCTCCGCGCTCGATCAGACACTGGTGCGGGCATCGTCCGGGGAGGAAGCGCTCAAAGCACTACTCACGGACGACTTCGCGGTCATTCTGCTGGACGTCCAGATGCCGGGCATGGACGGGTTCGAAACCGCCGCTCACATCAAGCGGCGAGAACGGACCCGGGACATCCCGATCATCTTCCTCACCGCCATCAACCACGGACCGCACCACACCTTCCGGGGGTACGCGGCGGGTGCGGTGGACTACATCTCCAAGCCCTTCGACCCATGGGTGCTGCGCGCGAAGGTCTCCGTCTTCGTCGAGCTCTACATGAAGAACTGCCAACTCCGGGAGCAGGCGGCCCTGCTGCGGCTCCAGCTGGAGGGCGGCGGCAAGGCGGCGCTCGGCGACACCAAGGAGCCCGCCGGACTCCTCGCCGAACTCTCCGCGCGGCTCGCGGCCGTTGAGGAGCAGGCCGAGGCCCTGTCCAAGCAGCTCGACGACGACTCGGCCGACGCGGCGGCGGTGGCGACCGCGGCCCATCTCGAACGCAAACTCACGGGATTGCGCAGGGCGCTGGACGCCCTGGAGCCGGGCACGGGGAGCGGCGCACCTTCGGTGCCGTCGCAGAACTGAGCGCTGCTTCAGCGGAACTGAGCGCTGCTCACCAGAAGTGCGTGTCGCTCCAGCGGAACTGGCCGCTGCAGTCGTGGAACTGAATGCCTCTCCGTCGTCTCAGGGCGATTCGCGTTGCCAGGAGCCTTCGAGCTCCGCGCCCGGCGTGAGCCGACGTCAGTTTCGGTCCTCGGCAAGGGCGACACGAACGGGTGAAGCACTGGGCACACGTGTCCGCTGTCGTCTCCACCGGTAACCTCACACACATGGCCTCACGTCAGTCCGCAGCCAAGAAGCCGCCCGCGAAGAAGGCGGCCGCTCCGACGAAGGCTCCGGCGAAGAAGGCCCCCGCGAAAAAGGCAGCCGCCAAGAAGGCGCCCGCCAAGAAGACCGCGGCGAAGAAGGCCGCTCCCGCGCCGGCGCCCAACCCGACCTCGGGCGTGTACAAACTCGTACGCGCCGTGTGGCTGGGCATCGCGCACGCCGTCGGAGCGATGTTCCGCGGCATAGGGCGGGGCGCGAAGGGTCTGGACCCGGCGCACCGCAAGGACGGTCTCGCGCTCCTGCTGCTCGGTCTCGCGCTGATCGTCGCGGCGGGTACGTGGTCCAATCTGCGGGGCCCCGTCGGCGACCTCGTCGAGTTGCTGGTGACCGGCGCCTTCGGCCGCCTCGACCTGCTCGTCCCGATACTGCTCGGCGTCATCGCGGCCCGGCTCATCCGGCACCCCGAGAAGCCCGAGGCCAACGGCCGCATCGTGATCGGCCTGTCCGCGCTCGTGATCGGCGTGCTCGGCCAGGTCCACATCGCGTGCGGGGCACCCGCGCGCAGCGACGGCATGCAGGCGATAAGGGACGCCGGCGGGCTCATCGGCTGGGGCGCGTCCACCCCGCTGACGTACACGATGGGCGACGTCCTGGCCGTACCGCTCCTCGTGCTGCTCACGATCTTCGGGCTGCTGGTCGTCACGGCGACCCCGGTCAACGCGATTCCGCAGCGGCTGCGGCTCCTGGGGCAGAAGCTGGGCATCGTCCAGGCCGACGTCGACGAGGACGAGTTCGGCGAGGACGACGAGCGCTACGACGAGCAGTGGCGCGGCGCGCTCCCCGCGCGCTCCCGGAGGCGCTCGCGCTCCTCCGAGGCGTACGACCCCGACAGTGCCGAGCAGGAGGCGCTCACCAAGCGCCGGAGCCGCCCCAGACGGCCCGCGGTGCAGCAGCCGGACATGCACCGGCCGATGGACGCGGTGGACGTCGCCGCGGCCGCCGCTGCCGCGCTCGACGGTGCCGTCCTGCACGGCATGCCGCCCTCGCCACTGGTCGCCGATCTGACGCAGGGCGTCTCCGTGGAGCGCGAGGGGTACGAGGAGACGACGCCGGTACCGGCGGCGCGCGGCAAGAGCGCCAGGCCGCCCAAGCAGGAGGCCCTGCCGGTCGAGGCCGTCGTGCCCGACCTCACCAAGGCCGCGCCCGACGAGCCGCGCGAGCTCCCCCCGCGCGCCGAGCAGCTCCAGCTGTCCGGCGACATCACCTACGCCCTGCCGTCGCTCGACCTGCTGGAGCGCGGCGGCCCCGGCAAGACGCGCAGCGCCGCCAATGACGCGGTGGTCGCCTCGCTGCAGAACGTCTTCATGGAGTTCAAGGTCGACGCCGCCGTCACCGGCTTCACACGCGGTCCGACGGTCACGCGCTACGAGGTCGAGCTCGGCCCCGCCGTGAAGGTCGAGCGGATCACCGCGCTCACCAAGAACATCGCGTACGCCGTCGCCAGCCCCGATGTGCGGATCATCAGCCCGATCCCCGGCAAGTCGGCGGTCGGTATCGAGATCCCGAACACCGACCGCGAGATGGTCAATCTCGGCGACGTGCTGCGGCTCGCGGACGCGGCCGAGGACGACCACCCGATGCTGGTCGCGCTCGGCAAGGACGTCGAGGGCGGCTATGTGATGGCCAACCTCGCGAAGATGCCGCACGTACTCGTCGCCGGAGCCACCGGTTCCGGTAAATCCTCGTGCATTAACTGCCTGATTACGTCCGTCATGGTCCGCGCGACTCCCGAGGACGTCCGCATGGTCCTCGTCGACCCCAAGCGCGTCGAGCTGACCGCGTACGAGGGCATCCCGCATCTGATCACGCCGATCATCACCAACCCGAAGCGTGCCGCCGAGGCGCTGCAGTGGGTCGTACGGGAGATGGATCTGCGCTACGACGACCTCGCGGCGTTCGGGTTCCGGCACATCGACGACTTCAACGAGGCCATCAGGAACGGCAAGGTGAAGCTGCCCGAGGGCAGTGAGCGCGAGCTGAGCCCGTACCCGTACCTGCTGGTGATCGTCGATGAGCTGGCGGACCTGATGATGGTCGCGCCGCGCGATGTCGAGGACGCGATCGTGCGCATCACGCAGCTCGCGCGCGCCGCCGGCATCCACCTGGTGCTCGCCACGCAGCGGCCCTCCGTCGACGTCGTCACCGGTCTGATCAAGGCGAACGTGCCCTCCAGGCTCGCGTTCGCCACCTCCTCGCTCGCCGACAGCCGGGTCATCCTCGACCAGCCGGGCGCCGAGAAGCTGATCGGCAAGGGCGATGGACTCTTTCTGCCGATGGGCGCCAACAAGCCAACCCGTATGCAGGGCGCCTTCGTCACCGAGGACGAGGTCGCGGCGATCGTCCAGCACTGCAAGGACCAGATGGCCCCGGTCTTCAGGGAAGACGTCACGGTGGGCACCAAGCAGAAGAAGGAGATCGACGAGGACATCGGCGACGACCTCGATCTGCTGTGCGCCGCCGCCGAACTGGTCGTCACCTCCCAGTTCGGGTCCACCTCGATGCTCCAGCGCAAGCTGCGCGTCGGATTCGCCAAGGCCGGGCGGCTGATGGACCTCATGGAGTCCCGCGGCATCGTCGGCCCGAGTGAGGGCTCCAAGGCACGTGACGTTCTTGTGAAGGCCGACGAGCTTGATGGAGTGCTCGCGGTGATTCGTGGGGAAGCTGAAGCGTAAGGAAAACGGGACAGGTCGGTCGCGCTCCGGGCGGGTCCGGGGCAATAAGGTATTCGAACGTGACTCACCCGTAAGTGATCGGCGGGCAACCGTTTCCCTTCGTCGTACGTCAAGTTGTGCGAGGGGACACGTACATGTCCCAGCATCAGGATGACCGGCCATTCTGATGGCGTACAAAGTGCTACCGCCCGGTTGCCCCACCCTTTCGTACCCCCCCTAGACTGAACCTCCAGCACAGGTGGCTACACGCTCGAAAGGCGCCCCCGTGTCCATCGGCAACTCCCCTGACGGCAACTCCCCTGAAGACGAGCGTCCGTTCGAAGACGACCGCGAGGCCGAGCAGCTTTCGATCGGCCGTGCCCTGCGGCAGGCACGCATCGAGGCCGGGCTGACCGTCGACGACGTCAGCAACGCCACCCGGGTCCGTATCGCCATCATCCACGCGATCGAGCAGGACGACTTCGCCCCCTGTGGCGGCGACGTCTACGCGCGCGGTCACATCCGGACCCTGGCACGCGCCGTCCACCTCGATCCGGCCCCGCTGCTCGCCCGCTACGACGCCGAGCACGGCGGGCGCCCCGCACCGACGCCGGCGGCCCCGCTCTTCGAGGCGGAACGGATCCGTCCCGAGCGGCGCGGGCCGAACTGGACCGCCGCCATGGTCGCCGCGATCGTCGCGGTGATCGGCTTCGTCGGGTTCACCGTGGTCAAGGGCAGCGACAGCGGGGACGACACGAAGACGCAGGTCGCCGAGGGGTCCACGCCGACCACCAGCAAGCCCCTGACCAAGCCGACCGAGACCAAGCCCGCCGACCCGAAGCCGGACCCGTCCGACAGCGCCATCGCGGCCGCCCCGCAGGACAAGGTGACCGTGCAGGTCAGCGCCGCGGACGGACGCAGCTGGATCTCCGCCAAGGACCACAACGGCCGCATGCTCTTCGACGGGCTGCTGAAGCAGGGCGAGTCCAAGACCTTCCAGGACAGCTCGAAGATCAACCTCATCCTCGGTGACGCCGGCGCGATCCAGCTGTACGTCAACGGCAAGAAGATCGAGGACGACTTCCAGCCCGGCGCGGTCGAGCGCCTGACGTATACAAAGGGTGACCCCCAGGTCGGATAACGGTCCCAAGGGGTATGCCGGTACGGGGTTGGCCAAGATCGGCCAACCCCGTCGACGTGGGCTGTCAGTGAGACAAAGTAGTCTTGAGCCCATGCCTGAACGCCGTACCGTCGCACTCGTCACTCTTGGCTGCGCCCGTAACGAGGTGGACTCGGAGGAGCTCGCAGGCCGCTTGGAGGCGGACGGCTGGCAACTCGTGGAGGACGCCGAGGAAGCGGACGTCGCCGTCGTCAACACCTGTGGCTTCGTCGAGGCCGCCAAGAAGGACTCCGTCGACGCCCTCCTCGAAGCCAATGATCTCAAGGGCCATGGCAGAACCCAGGCCGTCGTGGCGGTGGGCTGCATGGCCGAGCGGTACGGCAAGGAGCTCGCCGAGGCGCTGCCCGAGGCCGACGGTGTGCTCGGCTTCGACGACTACGCCGACATCTCCGATCGCCTCCAGACCATCCTGAACGGCGGCATCCACGCCTCCCACACCCCGCGCGACCGGCGCAAGCTGCTGCCGATCAGCCCGGCCGAGCGGCAGAGCGCCGGGGAGGAAGTGGCCCTTCCCGGCCACGGCGCCCCTTCGGACCTGCCCGAGGGCGTGGCCCCGGTGTCCGGCCCCCGCGCGCCGCTGCGCCGCCGCCTCGACGGCTCGCCCGTGGCCTCGGTGAAGCTCGCCTCGGGCTGCGACCGGCGCTGCTCCTTCTGCGCCATCCCGTCCTTCCGCGGCTCATTCATCTCGCGCCGCCCCAGCGACGTACTGAACGAGACTCGCTGGCTCGCCGAGCAGGGCGTCAAGGAGATCATGCTGGTCTCCGAGAACAACACCTCGTACGGCAAGGACCTGGGCGACATCCGCCTCCTGGAGACCCTCCTGCCCGAGCTCGCCGAGATCGGTGGCATCGAGCGCGTGCGGGTCAGCTATCTGCAGCCGGCCGAGATGCGCCCCGGACTCATCGACGTCCTGACCTCGACGCCGAACATCGCACCCTACTTCGACCTGTCCTTCCAGCACTCCGCACCGGACGTGCTGCGCGCCATGCGCCGCTTCGGCGACACCGACCGCTTCCTGGAGCTGCTCGACACCATCCGCGCCAAGGCCCCACAGGCCGGCGTGCGATCCAACTTCATCGTGGGCTTCCCCGGCGAGACCGAGGCCGATCTCGCCGAGCTGGAGCGCTTCCTCACGGGTGCGCGCCTCGACGCGATCGGCGTCTTCGGGTACTCCGACGAGGAGGGCACCGAGGCGGCGACGTACGAGAACAAGCTCGACGAGGACGTCGTCGCCGAGCGCCTCGCGCGCGTGTCCCGGCTCGCCGAGGAACTGGTCGCGCAGCGCGCCGAGGAGCGCGTCGGCGAGACGGTGTATGTGCTGGTCGAGTCGATCGACGACGAGGAGGGCGCGGTCGGCCGCGCCGCCCACCAGGCGCCCGAGACGGATGGTCAGGTGCTGTTCACGAGCGGCGAGGGCTTGACCGTCGGCCGTATCGTCGAGGCCAAGGTGGTCGGTACGGAAGGTGTCGACCTGGTGGCCGAGCCGCTCCTGGGCTCGCTCCCGTGTACTGAGGAGGCGGCCAGATGACCGGAGTCCCGGCATCCGCGGCAGGCGGCTCCCCCAGCGCGAAGGGTGCGGCGGGCGCTCCCGGCGCATCCGGTGCTCCTGGGGGCGCGAAGCCGGCGCGGGGCGGGAAGCTGGGCGCTGCGGCCGTCAACCAGGCCAGCCTCTGGAACATCGCCAACATCCTGACCATGATCCGGCTCGTCCTCGTGCCCGGCTTCGTGGCGCTGATGCTGGCCGACGGCGGGTACGACCCCGCCATGCGCGCGTGGGCCTGGGCGGCCTTCGCCGTCGCCATGATCACCGACATCTTCGACGGCCATCTGGCGCGCACGTACAACCTGGTCACCGACTTCGGGAAGATCGCCGACCCCATCGCCGACAAGGCGATCATGGGTGCGGCCCTGATCTGTCTGTCCTACCTCGGCGATCTGCCCTGGTGGGTGACGGGAGTGATCCTCGGGCGTGAGCTCGGGATCACTCTTTTGCGCTTCCTGGTGATCCGTTACGGGGTCATCCCGGCGAGCCGCGGCGGCAAGATGAAGACGCTGGCCCAGGGCACGGCCGTCGGGATGTACGTGCTGGCGCTGACGGGGCCGCTGGCCACCCTGAGGTTCTGGGTGATGGCCGTGGCAGTCGTCCTGACCGTGGTCACCGGGCTCGACTATGTGAGACAGGCCATTGTGCTGCGCAGGCGCGGAATCGCCGAGCGGCAGGCGGCGGCCGAGGAGGCGGAGCGGTGAATTCCCAGGCCGCCGAAGTGCTGCGACTACTCATGGTGAGGGGCGAGACGCTCGCCGTCGCCGAGTCGCTCACCGGTGGTCTGGTGGCGGCGGAGATCACCGCGGCGCCGGGTGCCTCCAAGGTCTTCCGCGGCTCCGTGACCGCGTACGCCACTGAGCTCAAGCACGACCTGCTCGGTGTCGACGCCACTCTGCTGGCCGAGCGTGGTGCGGTGGATCCGCAGGTCGCGGCCCAGATGGCGGTCGGCGTGCGCAAGGCGCTCGGCGCGGACTGGGGGATCGCGACCACGGGCGTCGCCGGTCCCGAGCCCCAGGACGGACAGGCGGTGGGCACTGTCTTCGTGGCCGTCGACGGGCCGACGCAATCATCTTTTAATGCCGCCGGTGGCGGGAAAGTGATACCGCTGAGGTTGAACGGCGACCGGGCGGAAATCCGTATGGAGAGTGTACGGAGCGTACTCGCACTGCTCCTGAAGGGGCTTGCGGGCGAACAGACCGGGAATGAGCGGGCACAGGATACGGAACAGAACGGGGGGTTTTGATGTTTGCAGCCCTGAGTGAACACGACATCGCTCCCCGCACGGCCGCGGCGCAAGGCGGTACGGTGGGGCGTGAAGGATGCGGCTACGCGGTCCGAGGAGGGAGCCACCGATGATTCTGCTCCGTCGCCTGCTGGGTGACGTGCTGCGTCGGCAGCGCCAGCGCCAGGGCCGTACTCTGCGCGAAGTCTCCTCGTCCGCCCGAGTTTCACTCGGCTATCTCTCCGAGGTGGAGCGGGGGCAGAAGGAGGCTTCCTCCGAGCTGCTCTCCGCGATCTGCGACGCGCTGGACGTACGGATGTCCGAGCTCATGCGGGAAGTGAGCGACGAGCTCGCCCTCGCCGAGCTGGCACAGTCGGCTGCGGCCACCGAACCGGTGCCCGCACCGGTGCGTCGCCCGATGCTCAATTCCGTATCGGTGACCGGTGTGCCACCGGAACGGGTCACGATCAAGGCGCCTACCGAGGCGGTCGACGTCGTCGCCGCCTGACGCTCACGAGTTCGCGCTCATGAGCTGAGGATGCGTATGCGAAGCCCCGGCCGGGGCTTCTCCGGGGAAACCCGGAGGAGCGCGGCCGGGGCTTTTGCGTGGTGCGAGCGTCCCGTATGGGTCCGTTTGCCGGTATCCGGTGTGGCGGCCATGGTGGAGGGACAGGGCGGGGGCCGATCGGCGGAATTGCCGGTCGTACGTCATCGACTCGGGCGTCGCGACCATCGTGATGGTCGCGATCGTCATCACCGGAGGATGCGGATGTACGTCGTCAAGAGCCCCTTGCCCGACGCGGACCTGAAGGCGGTGGCCGACGCGCTGCAGGGCGCGTTGGTCGACCTTGTGGACCTCTCCCTCGTGGCGAAGCAGGTCCACTGGAACGTGGTGGGACCGCGCTTCCGCTCCATCCATCTCCAGCTCGACGAGGTCGTGGACAGTGCGCGGCTGCACTCCGACACCGTGGCGGAGCGTGCCGCGACGCTGGGTGTCTCGCCGGACGGCCGGGCCGCGACCGTGGCGGCCAGAAGCGGTATCGGCGCGACGCCCGAGGGCTGGGTCAAGGACACCGACGCCGTGAAGACGCTCGTGGACGCCCTGGGCGCGGTGATCACGCGGATGCGGGAGCGGGTGGCGACGACCGCGGACCCGGATCCGGTGAGCCAGGACATCTTCATCGGGATCACGGCCGACCTCGAGAAGCACCACTGGATGTTCCAGGCGGAGAACGGGTGATCGCCCTCGGGAGCTGCCCAGGATGCGCCTGTGTGCCGCTGGTGCGCCCTGCCGGGGCGTGAGGTCGCGGTCTAGCGTCGGGCTGGAGGTGGGCACCATGGCAGGGCGGATAGTGCGCTGGGGGTCCGCACTTGGGCTCGGCGCGCTGTGGTGGTGGAGTGTGCTCCGGCTCGCGCTGATGCCCGACGCCGGGATGCTGGAGGGGGCGGTCGCGGCCGGGGGATGGGGGCTGAGCCTGCTGCCGGTGCACTGCGTGCCGAAGGCCCGGGCGGTGAGGGCCACGGGGTCGGATCGGTGGCGCGTGTCCTGGCAGGAGTCCTGGCGGCGGCGGGGGGGAGCGCGGGGGGGCGTGCGCGGGGCGTGGAGTAAGGGGGCGGGGGCGCGTGGTCGGCCGTGGCGGGAGGGGCGGCGCTCAGGAGGGGAAAGCCGCCCGGGGTGCTGCGGGCAGGCCTGCCGGGGGGGCTCGAGGGACCGAGGC harbors:
- a CDS encoding CinA family protein, whose protein sequence is MNSQAAEVLRLLMVRGETLAVAESLTGGLVAAEITAAPGASKVFRGSVTAYATELKHDLLGVDATLLAERGAVDPQVAAQMAVGVRKALGADWGIATTGVAGPEPQDGQAVGTVFVAVDGPTQSSFNAAGGGKVIPLRLNGDRAEIRMESVRSVLALLLKGLAGEQTGNERAQDTEQNGGF
- a CDS encoding helix-turn-helix domain-containing protein; the protein is MILLRRLLGDVLRRQRQRQGRTLREVSSSARVSLGYLSEVERGQKEASSELLSAICDALDVRMSELMREVSDELALAELAQSAAATEPVPAPVRRPMLNSVSVTGVPPERVTIKAPTEAVDVVAA
- a CDS encoding Dps family protein, translated to MYVVKSPLPDADLKAVADALQGALVDLVDLSLVAKQVHWNVVGPRFRSIHLQLDEVVDSARLHSDTVAERAATLGVSPDGRAATVAARSGIGATPEGWVKDTDAVKTLVDALGAVITRMRERVATTADPDPVSQDIFIGITADLEKHHWMFQAENG